In one Corallococcus sp. EGB genomic region, the following are encoded:
- a CDS encoding thioredoxin domain-containing protein, translating to MSMRSTRIALAALLAASLTAGCNKEKAPANAQAPAAQAQAANAAEPSPDTVVATFGNGQKVTFGELNERIKEPLANLDKQKYQLRKRGLEGLVTERLVKEEATKRGITEDQLLKAEIDDKIPAPPEEKIKEVFEGAKGQLPPGATYEQMKPQIVEFLSGQQKQEVAQKFFDSLRQSANVKYELPEPPRPPAERKQVAATGPSKGPENAPVTIVEFSDFQCPFCSRAIGTVDQVMSTYGDKVRLVFRQFPLEFHKQAEKAAEAALCANDQGKFWEMHDKLFANQSALGVDDLKKYAGELKLDTAKFNKCLDSGEKAATVQADQADGSKVGVNGTPAFFINGIMLSGAQPFDEFKSIIDAELKGAK from the coding sequence ATGTCCATGCGCTCTACTCGCATCGCCCTGGCCGCCCTCCTCGCGGCATCCCTCACCGCCGGCTGCAACAAGGAGAAGGCTCCGGCCAATGCCCAGGCGCCCGCCGCCCAGGCCCAGGCCGCCAATGCCGCGGAGCCGTCGCCGGACACCGTGGTGGCCACCTTCGGCAACGGCCAGAAGGTGACGTTCGGTGAGCTGAACGAGCGCATCAAGGAGCCGCTGGCCAACCTGGACAAGCAGAAGTACCAGCTGCGCAAGCGCGGCCTGGAAGGGCTGGTCACCGAGCGCCTGGTGAAGGAAGAGGCGACGAAGCGCGGCATCACCGAGGACCAGCTGCTCAAGGCGGAGATCGACGACAAGATCCCCGCGCCTCCGGAAGAGAAGATCAAGGAGGTCTTCGAGGGCGCCAAGGGCCAGCTGCCGCCGGGCGCGACCTACGAGCAGATGAAGCCGCAGATCGTGGAGTTCCTGTCCGGCCAGCAGAAGCAGGAGGTGGCCCAGAAGTTCTTCGACTCGCTCCGCCAGTCCGCCAACGTGAAGTACGAGCTGCCCGAGCCCCCGCGCCCGCCCGCGGAGCGCAAGCAGGTGGCCGCCACCGGCCCGTCCAAGGGTCCGGAGAACGCGCCGGTCACCATCGTGGAGTTCAGCGACTTCCAGTGCCCGTTCTGCAGCCGCGCCATCGGCACCGTGGACCAGGTGATGAGCACCTACGGCGACAAGGTCCGCCTGGTGTTCCGCCAGTTCCCGCTGGAGTTCCACAAGCAGGCGGAGAAGGCCGCCGAGGCCGCGCTGTGCGCCAACGACCAGGGCAAGTTCTGGGAGATGCACGACAAGCTCTTCGCCAACCAGTCGGCGCTGGGCGTGGATGACCTGAAGAAGTACGCGGGCGAGCTGAAGCTGGACACCGCCAAGTTCAACAAGTGCCTCGACTCCGGTGAGAAGGCCGCGACGGTGCAGGCGGACCAGGCGGACGGCTCCAAGGTGGGCGTCAACGGCACGCCGGCGTTCTTCATCAACGGCATCATGCTGTCGGGCGCGCAGCCCTTCGACGAGTTCAAGAGCATCATCGACGCGGAGCTCAAGGGCGCGAAGTAG